One Setaria viridis chromosome 5, Setaria_viridis_v4.0, whole genome shotgun sequence genomic region harbors:
- the LOC117857139 gene encoding uncharacterized protein At3g27210 has protein sequence MGSCASVQNKDPGFPKKQFLASPTKAKAANGKGGGGGVAPLGDGFGDLKSKAEGEQQRVGFDPKSPDSGSKDEVFFESRAWLDSDCEDDFYSVNGDFTPSRGSTPNYQPRTQTVMTNIFQPDNSDKSKSPEPSPTGRRKLAELLQEAMQNGPEERTDVSKNEKQQLQSVAADGKPVSESTSSSACSTEPTPTVVAKSRKEKAWYSGRCCLPSFVHSLTLDESERGQKMSSRPCAI, from the exons ATGGGTTCTTGCGCTTCGGTTCAAAACAAGGATCCAGGCTTCCCCAAGAAGCAGTTTCTTGCGTCGCCCACCAAGGCGAAGGCCGCCaacggcaagggcggcggcggcggcgttgctcCGCTTGGCGATGGCTTTGGTGATCTCAAGTCCAAGGCCGAGGGGGAGCAGCAGCGGGTAGGTTTTGACCCCAAGAGCCCGGATTCTG GCAGCAAGGATGAAGTGTTCTTCGAGTCTCGAGCTTGGTTAGATTCGGACTGTGAGGATGACTTTTACAGTGTGAATGGAG ATTTCACTCCATCTCGTGGCAGCACACCGAACTACCAACCTAGAACGCAAACAGTGATGACCAACATCTTTCAACCGGACAATTCAGACAAGTCCAAATCACCAGAACCTTCTCCAACTGGCAGGAGGAAACTAGCCGAGCTCCTGCAGGAGGCGATGCAAAATGGCCCTGAAGAAAGAACCGATGTCAGCAAGAATGAGAAGCAGCAGTTGCAATCTGTCGCTGCAGACGGGAAGCCGGTGTCTGAATCCACATCCAGCTCCGCTTGCAGCACGGAACCAACGCCTACCGTGGTCGCCAAGAGCCGGAAGGAGAAGGCATGGTACTCCGGGCGCTGTTGCCTGCCGAGCTTTGTTCATAGCCTGACCTTAGATGAGAGTGAGAGGGGGCAGAAGATGAGCTCTAGGCCATGTGCTATTTGA